In Bradyrhizobium sp. WD16, the genomic stretch ATGTCCAGGACATCGTGACCCAGCTCAAACCGGAGCGCCGCGATGCTGCGCCGCGTGATGGGAGCGGATAACGCCCCAAGCAGCGCGAGCCCCGACAGTCATCAGGAGGATGATTGCCTCCGATCGTGGGCGGTAGACATTGAACGTACCGATTTCGTCGAACGCGACGAATTTGCTGATGCGCCGCACAAGACGGGCGAGAGACATGACGGAGCAGTTACTAAATCCGGTTCCCACCTCCCGCTCAGGGTATCAATGTACTATACTCGAGCCGCAACCGCTGGTTCGACAGAGACTGTTTAAGACAAAATGTGTTCTGCATCGTCCATCCTCACGCCGCAGCTTATCCCGCCTGAAGCATTCACGGATGCAGCGGCGGCGGTCGGCCGTCTCGAAGAGATTTACGCCCGCAACACGCGATTTCTGCGCGAGCGATTTGAGGCCTATCTGGATGGCGAGGCGCTCGCGACGAGGGTGCGCGCCACCTATCCATTCGTGCGGATTACGACCTCGACCTACGTGCGGCTCGATTCGCGCCTCGCGTATGGCTTCGTCGCGGGGCCGGGCGTGCATGAGACCAGCGTGACGCGCCCCGACCTGTTTCGTAGCTACCTCACCGAACAGATCGGATTATTGATCGAAAACCACGGCGTGCCCGTCGAAATCGGCGAGTCGCGTGAGCCTATCCCGATTCATTTCGCCTACCCTCGCGACATCAACATCGAAGCAGCGCTCTCCACTGACAGCAGGTCGATGACGGGCCGATCGCTGCGGGACGTCTTCGATACGCCCGATCTTGCGGCGATGGATGACGCGATCGCCAACGGCACGCTCGAGCTGCCGCCCGGCGGCCCGGAGCCGCTCGCCCTGTTTCGTGCGGCGCGTGTCGACTACTCGCTGCGCCGGCTCTATCATTACACCGGCACCGATCCCGAGCACTTCCAGAATTTCGTGATTTTCACGAACTATCAGTTCTATGTCGATGCCTTCGTCAAGATGTGCCACGAGCGTCTTCGTTCAGGCGAGATCGGCCCCGAGGCCGTCGTCGAGCCAGGAAACGTGATCACGCGCAATGCCCGGCTTGGCGGCGGCACGACCGGGGTCGCCCCCGAGCGCACGCCGCAGATGCCCGCCTTTCATCTCGTCGAGCCGGGATATCGTGGCATCAGCCTGATCAACATCGGGACCGGCCCGTCCAACGCCCGTAACATCACCGACCACGTCGCAGTGTTGCGGCCGCATGCCTGGCTGATGGTTGGGCACTGCGCCGGCCTTCGGAACACGCAGAGGCTGGGCGATTACGTCCTTGCCCATGGTTATGTCCGCGAGGATCACGTGCTCGATGACGAACTGCCCCTGTGGGCGCCGATACCGGCGCTCGCCGAGATGCAGGTCGCGCTCGAGCAGTCGGTCGCCGAGGTCACCGGGCTCGCGGGATTTGAGCTCAAGCGCCTGATGCGCACCGGAACGGTTGCGAGCGTCGACAATCGCAATTGGGAGATCAGCGGTCCTTCGGTCATTCGCCGGCTGTCGCAATCGCGCGCCATCGCGCTCGACATGGAGTCGGCGGCGATCGCTGCCAACGGCTTTCGTTTCCGGGTTCCCTACGGCACCTTGCTGTGCGTCTCGGACAAGCCTCTTCACGGCGAAATCAAGCTCGCCGGCATGGCGAGCGAATTCTATCGGCAGCGCGTCGGCCAGCATCTCGAGATCGGCCTGAAGGCGCTCGAAAGGCTCAAGGGCCAGGAGACGGAGCGGCTGCATTCGCGCAAGCTGCGCAGCTTTGCCGAAGTCGCATTTCTGTAGTGAAGTGGATGTGACATTCGCTTGACGAAATCGGACCCAGAGCAGGTAGCGTTTGTCAAATCCACATGATCAGATTGGTCGATTGTTCCCGTCCGAACCGAGAAGCTAAGCCATGTGTATCGGCTGCACCCCCGGATTTCAGGCCGCGTTTCATTCCCTCTCCTGGCCGTCGCGCCGCAAATTCTTGAAAGGCGCCGCCGTCGCCGCGAGCGGACCATTCGTTGCCGAGACCGTGGCGACCGGTGCGGCGCACGCAGATGGTGCTATCAACCAGAGCCTGGCGGCTGGACTCGGCGGCACCGCGTCAGCGCCTCCTGAGCCCCCTGTCACGATCTTCACGGCCAGGAAGGTCATCACCATGGAGCGCGGCGCCGCTCCCGCGACGGCGGTCGCCGTCTCGGGCAAGCGCATCCTCGCCGTCGGCTCGCTCGATCAGGTCAAGGCGGCCATTGGTGCCCTGCCCTACACCCTGGACGAGACCTTCGGCACCAA encodes the following:
- a CDS encoding AMP nucleosidase, with product MCSASSILTPQLIPPEAFTDAAAAVGRLEEIYARNTRFLRERFEAYLDGEALATRVRATYPFVRITTSTYVRLDSRLAYGFVAGPGVHETSVTRPDLFRSYLTEQIGLLIENHGVPVEIGESREPIPIHFAYPRDINIEAALSTDSRSMTGRSLRDVFDTPDLAAMDDAIANGTLELPPGGPEPLALFRAARVDYSLRRLYHYTGTDPEHFQNFVIFTNYQFYVDAFVKMCHERLRSGEIGPEAVVEPGNVITRNARLGGGTTGVAPERTPQMPAFHLVEPGYRGISLINIGTGPSNARNITDHVAVLRPHAWLMVGHCAGLRNTQRLGDYVLAHGYVREDHVLDDELPLWAPIPALAEMQVALEQSVAEVTGLAGFELKRLMRTGTVASVDNRNWEISGPSVIRRLSQSRAIALDMESAAIAANGFRFRVPYGTLLCVSDKPLHGEIKLAGMASEFYRQRVGQHLEIGLKALERLKGQETERLHSRKLRSFAEVAFL